A stretch of the Meles meles chromosome 19, mMelMel3.1 paternal haplotype, whole genome shotgun sequence genome encodes the following:
- the TSKS gene encoding testis-specific serine kinase substrate: MASVVVKTIWQSKEIHEAGDPPAGVESRSQVVPEAPGGVTTPAKGITKKKKAVSFHGVEPRMSHEPMHWCLNLKRSSACTNVSLLNLAAMEPTDSSGTDSTTDDSGPLALPVPPASPTQPWASDDPDITEILSGVNSGLVRAKDSITSLKEKTTRVNQHVQTLQSECSVLSENLERRRQEAEELEGYCSQLKENCRKVTRSVEDAEIKTNVLKQNSALLEEKLRFLQQQLQDETPRRQEAELQDLEQKLDAGLSRHGLGPVAPSPGCSGPSGSPDEPPRPRSMAPGGWGMGPRAGEGPIISEQELQKVSAGLEELRREVSSLTARWHQEEGAVQEALRLLGGLGGRLDGFLGQWERAQREQAQAARGLQELRGRADELCTMVERSAVSVASLRSDLEGLGPVKPILEELGRQFQSSRRGSDLSMNLDRPPQGSCARCASQGSQLSSESLQQLLERALTPLVDEVKQRGLAPACPSCQRLHKKILELERQALAKHVRAEALSSTLRLAQDEALRAKNLLLTDKMKPEEKVATLDYLHLKMCSLHDQLSNLPLEGSTGTMGGGSGGTTPPKRGGPTPEQ; encoded by the exons ATGGCGAGCGTGGTGGTGAAGACAATCTGGCAGTCCAAAGAGATCCATGAGGCTGGGGATCCCCCTGCGGGGGTCGAGAGTCGCTCCCAGGTGGTCCCCGAGGCTCCTGGGGGCGTGACCACCCCGGCCAAGGGGATCACGAAGAAAAAGAAGGCTGTGTCGTTCCACGG GGTGGAGCCTCGGATGTCCCACGAGCCAATGCACTGGTGCCTGAACCTCAAACGGTCCTCGGCCTGCACCAATGTGTCACTGCTCAACCTGGCTGCCATGGAGCCCACGGACTCCTCGGGGACAGACTCAACCACGGATGACAGTGGCCCACTTGCGCTGCCGGTGCCACCCGCCTCCCCCACCCAACCCTGGGCTTCAGATGACCCAGACATCACGGAAATACTG AGTGGGGTCAACAGCGGATTGGTCCGTGCCAAAGACTCCATCACCAGCTTGAAGGAAAAAACCACCAGGGTCAACCAGCATGTGCAGACGCTGCAG AGTGAGTGTTCTGTGCTGAGTGAGAATCTAGAAAGAAGGCGGCAAGAAGCCGAAGAACTGGAAGGGTACTGTAGTCAACTCAAG GAGAACTGCCGGAAGGTGACCCGGTCGGTGGAAGATGCTGAAATAAAAACCAACGTCCTGAAGCAGAACTCTGCCCTGCTGGAG GAGAAGCTGCGCTTCCTCCAGCAGCAACTGCAGGACGAGACCCCGCGGAGGCAGGAGGCCGAGCTGCAGGATCTGGAGCAGAAGCTGGACGCCGGCCTCTCTCGGCACGGCCTAGGCCCCGTCGCCCCGTCCCCTGGCTGCTCTGGCCCCTCAGGGAGCCCCGACGAACCCCCACGACCGCGCAGCATGGCCCCAGGCGGCTGGGGTATGGGGCCCCGGGCAGGGGAGGGCCCCATCATAAGCGAGCAGGAGCTGCAGAAGGTTTCTGCCGGCCTTGAGGAGCTGAG GAGGGAGGTGTCCTCGCTGACTGCCCGCTGGCATCAGGAGGAGGGGGCGGTGCAGGAGGCCCTGCGGCTGCTTGGGGGCCTGGGCGGCAGGCTCGACGGCTTCCTGGGCCAGTGGGAACGGGCGCAGCGTGAGCAGGCGCAGGCTGCGCGGGGCCTGCAGGAGCTACGGGGCAGGGCGGACGAACTGTGTACCAT GGTGGAGCGATCAGCAGTGTCTGTGGCTTCACTGAGGAGCGACCTGGAGGGGCTGGGCCCAGTGAAACCTATCCTGGAGGAGCTGGGGCGGCAATTTCAGAGCTCTCGAAGAGGGTCTGACCTCTCCATGAACCTGGATCGGCCGCCCCAAGGCTCCTGTGCCCGCTGTGCCAG CCAGGGGTCACAGCTGTCGTCAGAGTCCCTGCAGCAGCTGCTGGAGCGAGCACTGACCCCACTAGTGGACGAGGTGAAGCAGAGGGGCCTGGCTCCCGCCTGCCCCAGCTGCCAGAGGCTACACAAGAAGATTCTG GAGCTGGAGCGCCAGGCCTTGGCCAAACACGTCAGGGCAGAGGCCCTGAGCTCCACCCTTCGGCTGGCCCAAGACGAAGCCTTGCGGGCCAAGAACCTGCTGCTGACGGACAAGATGAAGCCGGA ggagaaggtggccacTCTAGACTATCTACACTTGAAGATGTGCTCCCTCCACGATCAACTCAGCAACCTGCCACTTGAGGGGTCCACGGGGACAATGGGGGGAGGAAGTGGAGGAACGACCCCCCCAAAACGTGGGGGCCCAACCCCAGAACAATAA